One Beggiatoa leptomitoformis DNA segment encodes these proteins:
- a CDS encoding TetR/AcrR family transcriptional regulator, translating into MKNTSNTRDKLLTVAFETFYTNGYSATGLNTILDIAGVQKGSLYHFFSSKKELALAVINEKIAERFAERYTAIVISEQPLHTLFTFISNPANFDLKRGCPLGKLVQELAGLDDDFRTALAKAYISYEGYIEQALLKAMAIGELKQGDAKKLATFIVSVIGGAIQRAKLSDNEELFIDSIELLKKYISHLD; encoded by the coding sequence ATGAAAAATACCAGTAATACACGGGATAAGTTACTAACGGTTGCTTTTGAAACGTTTTATACAAATGGCTACAGTGCAACAGGCTTAAATACGATTTTAGACATAGCAGGCGTGCAAAAAGGCTCGTTGTATCATTTTTTTTCCTCAAAAAAAGAACTTGCTTTAGCAGTGATAAACGAAAAAATAGCCGAGCGGTTTGCAGAAAGATATACCGCTATTGTTATTTCAGAACAACCCCTACACACCCTTTTTACATTCATCTCTAACCCCGCGAATTTTGATTTAAAACGCGGTTGTCCATTAGGAAAATTGGTTCAGGAATTAGCAGGTTTAGACGACGATTTTAGAACGGCTTTAGCAAAAGCGTATATCAGTTATGAGGGGTACATTGAGCAAGCCTTATTGAAGGCTATGGCTATTGGTGAATTAAAACAAGGAGATGCTAAAAAATTAGCCACCTTTATCGTGTCTGTCATTGGTGGCGCGATACAACGGGCAAAATTGAGCGATAACGAAGAGCTGTTTATTGATTCTATTGAACTATTAAAAAAATACATTTCCCATCTTGACTGA